The following coding sequences are from one Capsicum annuum cultivar UCD-10X-F1 chromosome 3, UCD10Xv1.1, whole genome shotgun sequence window:
- the LOC107864568 gene encoding pathogenesis-related protein STH-21, with protein sequence MGAYTFTDKSTASVAPSRLFKALVIDFNNLVSKLAPDVKSIENVEGDGGAGTIKKMTFVEGGPIKYMKHKIHVIDEKNLVTKYSLIESDVLENKAESVDYDGKFEASADGGCVCTTVTVYNTKGDYVVTEEEHNVHKEKANDLLKAIEAYLLANPSVYV encoded by the exons ATGGGTGCTTATACCTTTACTGACAAGTCCACAGCCTCAGTTGCCCCATCAAGGCTATTCAAAgctttggttattgattttaacAACCTTGTATCTAAATTGGCACCTGATGTTAAGAGTATTGAGAATGTTGAAGGTGATGGTGGTGCTGGAACCATCAAGAAGATGACCTTTGTCGAag GTGGTCCAATAAAGTACATGAAGCACAAGATTCATGTGATTGACGAAAAGAATTTAGTAACAAAATATTCACTTATCGAAAGTGATGTTCTTGAAAACAAAGCAGAATCAGTTGATTATGATGGCAAATTTGAAGCTTCTGCAGATGGAGGATGTGTTTGCACCACAGTAACTGTGTACAACACAAAAGGTGATTATGTTGTTACTGAGGAAGAACACAATGTGCACAAAGAGAAAGCCAATGACCTTCTCAAGGCCATCGAAGCATACCTCCTCGCCAATCCTTCTGTCTATGTTTAA
- the LOC107866594 gene encoding pathogenesis-related protein STH-2 has protein sequence MGAYTFTDESTVSVAPSRLFKALVIDFNNLVSKLIPDVESIENVEGDGGPGTIKKITFVEGGPMKYLRHKIDVIDEQNLVTKYSLIEGDVLADKAESVDYDAKLEGSANGGCTTVTVYHTKGDYVVTEEEHNVHKGRANDIVKAIEAYLLANPSAYA, from the exons ATGGGTGCCTATACCTTCACTGATGAGTCCACAGTCTCAGTTGCCCCATCAAGGCTATTCAAAGCTTTGGTTATTGACTTCAACAACCTTGTATCTAAATTGATACCTGATGTTGAGAGCATTGAGAATGTTGAGGGAGATGGCGGTCCTGGAACCATCAAGAAGATCACCTTTGTCGA AGGTGGTCCAATGAAGTACTTGAGGCACAAGATTGATGTGATTGATGAACAGAACTTAGTAACAAAATATTCACTTATCGAAGGTGATGTTCTTGCGGACAAAGCAGAATCAGTTGACTATGATGCCAAATTAGAAGGTTCTGCAAATGGAGGATGTACCACAGTAACTGTGTACCACACAAAAGGTGACTATGTTGTTACTGAGGAAGAACACAATGTGCACAAAGGGAGAGCCAATGACATTGTCAAGGCCATCGAAGCGTACCTCCTCGCCAATCCTTCTGCCTACGCTtaa